In the genome of Hyphobacterium sp. CCMP332, one region contains:
- a CDS encoding serine hydroxymethyltransferase — MQDKLIFDLIHKEKERQTSGIELIASENFASEEVMKAMGSVLTNKYAEGLPGKRYYGGCEVVDEVENIARDRAKELFGAEWVNVQPHSGAQANAAVMLACLNPGDSILGFDLSHGGHLTHGSPVNFSGKLYKPNFYGVEKETGLIDWNKVIDKAREVKPKMIICGASAYSRDWDYEALRKAADENGALLLADISHPSGLIARGLLNDPLKHCHIITTTTHKTLRGPRGGMIMMGSDFENPFGLKSPKGNLRMMSSLLDSGVFPGTQGGPLEHVIAAKAVAYGEALSDSYLSYIKQVQKNSQAMAKALVNKDYQIISGGSDNHLMLIDLRNKDITGKEAENSLIEADITINKNMVPFDDKSPFVTSGMRLGTAAVTTRGLMENDMEKIVKYIDRVLVSRNNPSELKSIKKEINDWMNSFPLFKA, encoded by the coding sequence ATGCAAGACAAGCTAATATTTGACCTGATTCACAAAGAAAAAGAAAGACAAACGAGTGGCATTGAATTGATTGCTTCCGAAAACTTCGCAAGCGAAGAAGTGATGAAAGCAATGGGTTCGGTTCTTACAAACAAATATGCAGAAGGCCTTCCCGGAAAGCGCTACTATGGGGGTTGCGAAGTCGTCGACGAAGTTGAAAATATTGCGAGAGATCGTGCAAAAGAATTGTTTGGCGCGGAATGGGTCAATGTACAGCCTCATTCAGGAGCACAGGCCAATGCTGCTGTAATGCTAGCCTGTTTAAATCCCGGGGATTCCATACTTGGATTTGATCTCAGCCATGGAGGCCATCTAACGCATGGATCACCTGTTAATTTCTCAGGGAAATTGTACAAACCAAATTTTTACGGTGTAGAAAAAGAGACCGGGTTAATAGATTGGAATAAAGTTATCGACAAGGCCAGAGAGGTAAAACCTAAAATGATAATTTGTGGTGCCTCTGCCTATTCCAGAGATTGGGACTACGAAGCTTTGAGAAAAGCAGCCGATGAAAATGGTGCATTGTTATTGGCAGATATTTCACATCCCTCAGGTCTTATTGCAAGGGGACTTCTGAATGATCCGTTAAAGCACTGTCATATTATTACCACAACGACTCATAAAACCTTAAGAGGTCCAAGAGGTGGAATGATCATGATGGGCAGTGATTTTGAAAACCCCTTTGGATTAAAAAGTCCAAAAGGAAATTTAAGGATGATGTCATCCTTATTGGATTCCGGAGTATTTCCGGGCACACAAGGAGGCCCTTTGGAACATGTCATTGCCGCCAAGGCTGTTGCCTATGGTGAGGCTTTGAGCGATTCCTACCTAAGCTATATCAAGCAAGTGCAAAAAAATTCACAAGCTATGGCAAAAGCTCTTGTAAATAAGGATTATCAAATAATTTCAGGAGGTTCTGATAATCATCTAATGTTAATAGATCTTCGGAATAAAGACATTACCGGCAAGGAAGCAGAAAATTCACTCATTGAAGCTGATATCACCATCAATAAAAACATGGTTCCTTTTGATGACAAATCACCTTTTGTTACTTCAGGAATGAGGTTGGGAACTGCAGCTGTTACAACGCGCGGTCTGATGGAAAATGATATGGAAAAAATCGTTAAATATATTGACAGGGTTCTTGTATCAAGAAATAATCCATCCGAGTTAAAGTCAATCAAAAAAGAAATCAACGATTGGATGAACAGTTTCCCACTTTTTAAAGCTTAA
- the rpiB gene encoding ribose 5-phosphate isomerase B: MEIKLGIGSDHAGYEYKKAIKAMLEKKGYEIIDYGTHSEESVDYPDYIHPMASDVEKNKISYGIAICGSGNGVAMTANKHQDVRAALCWNPELAGLARQHNDANMICLPSRFINVEMAKSCVLSFLSADFEGGRHQRRVDKISC; encoded by the coding sequence ATGGAAATTAAACTTGGAATCGGTAGTGACCATGCCGGTTACGAATACAAAAAGGCAATTAAGGCCATGCTTGAAAAAAAAGGCTATGAAATAATTGATTATGGTACCCATTCCGAAGAGTCAGTGGATTATCCCGATTATATTCATCCAATGGCCAGCGATGTAGAGAAAAATAAAATTTCTTATGGCATAGCCATATGCGGAAGCGGTAACGGAGTCGCAATGACTGCAAATAAACATCAGGACGTACGTGCAGCCCTCTGTTGGAATCCCGAATTAGCCGGTCTGGCCCGCCAACACAATGATGCAAATATGATTTGTTTGCCCTCTCGATTTATCAATGTGGAAATGGCCAAATCCTGTGTTCTTTCTTTTTTAAGTGCTGATTTTGAAGGGGGCCGACATCAAAGACGCGTGGATAAAATATCCTGCTAA
- the rbfA gene encoding 30S ribosome-binding factor RbfA, which translates to MDSRRQNKVNRLLQKEISEFFQRNAHYGNGALITVTEVKITSDLSIARVYLSLIGTKNPQQVIDKVVEKTSSIRGEIGTLIRNQLRKIPEFHFFLDETAQYAQNISKIIDNLDIPPEDNES; encoded by the coding sequence ATGGACAGCAGGCGTCAAAATAAAGTCAATCGTTTATTACAAAAAGAGATTTCAGAGTTTTTCCAAAGAAACGCTCACTATGGAAATGGGGCTTTAATAACAGTTACTGAAGTAAAAATTACATCCGACTTGAGTATTGCAAGAGTTTATTTAAGCCTAATTGGTACAAAAAACCCACAACAAGTAATAGATAAGGTGGTTGAAAAAACAAGCAGCATTCGCGGAGAAATCGGCACTTTAATACGAAATCAATTGCGTAAAATTCCCGAATTCCATTTTTTTCTTGATGAAACGGCGCAGTATGCCCAAAACATAAGTAAAATCATCGATAACCTGGATATACCTCCGGAAGACAATGAATCATGA
- a CDS encoding polyprenyl synthetase family protein produces MEINALQNQINDALSKRNFGEKPNELYEPIRYFTGLGGKRLRPILTILSHYLFSEEYLESFEPSLGVELFHNFTLLHDDIMDEAPLRRGKATVHEKWNKHIAILSGDAMLVKAYQSISAVNKDILPAVLNAFNKTGLEVCEGQQYDMNFESRNDISVDDYLEMIRLKTAVLLGFSLELGGIIAKTDQERIEQLRSIGINAGMGFQLKDDLLDVFGDQEKVGKQVGGDIISNKKTFLLLKALELANSSQRKELDNWLSLESFNETEKVESVKRIFTEIQIDKITQELVNNYFDRSINLLKSFTVSESRKQPLLSFLQSLMKRDS; encoded by the coding sequence ATGGAAATTAATGCGCTTCAGAATCAGATTAATGATGCTTTATCGAAAAGAAATTTTGGTGAAAAGCCAAATGAGCTATATGAACCTATACGCTATTTTACCGGACTCGGAGGCAAACGGCTAAGGCCTATTCTAACGATTCTCAGTCATTATCTTTTCAGCGAAGAATACCTCGAGTCTTTTGAGCCTTCTTTGGGTGTGGAGCTTTTTCACAATTTCACGCTACTACACGATGATATAATGGACGAAGCGCCCTTGCGCAGAGGAAAAGCCACAGTTCATGAAAAATGGAATAAGCATATCGCCATTTTATCAGGCGATGCCATGCTTGTTAAAGCCTATCAATCCATTTCTGCGGTAAACAAAGACATATTGCCCGCTGTATTAAATGCTTTTAATAAAACCGGTCTGGAAGTTTGCGAAGGCCAGCAATACGACATGAATTTCGAGTCGAGAAATGATATCAGCGTTGATGATTATCTCGAAATGATTCGGTTAAAAACAGCAGTGCTACTTGGATTTAGCCTGGAACTTGGAGGGATAATTGCTAAAACCGATCAGGAAAGAATCGAGCAGTTGAGGAGTATTGGCATCAATGCCGGAATGGGATTTCAGCTCAAGGATGATCTTCTGGATGTATTTGGGGACCAGGAAAAAGTAGGAAAACAAGTTGGTGGCGATATTATCTCAAATAAAAAAACCTTTTTGCTATTGAAAGCACTTGAATTGGCCAATAGTTCTCAAAGAAAAGAATTGGATAATTGGTTGTCATTGGAATCATTTAATGAAACTGAAAAAGTTGAATCTGTAAAAAGAATATTTACCGAAATACAAATCGATAAAATCACGCAGGAATTGGTCAATAATTATTTTGACAGATCCATTAACTTATTAAAATCGTTTACGGTATCTGAATCGCGTAAACAACCCTTATTGAGCTTCCTTCAATCCTTAATGAAAAGGGATTCCTAA
- the tatC gene encoding twin-arginine translocase subunit TatC, which produces MSKTLDQEKELSFVEHLEVLRWHLIRGVASIGVFAIVAFLSKSIIFHHIVLAPSRIDFPTYKLLCKMGYWLQKPEVLCIEELPFILQNRVMTGQFTMHILASVVIGLILAFPYFFWEVWRFIKPGLHKKEQSASRGAVFSVSFLFISGILFGYYIISPLSINFLSNYSIDPSIQNEIDITSFVSTIAMIVLACGIMFQLPVVMYFLTKAGLAGPSSLRSFRKMAIVIILIVSAILTPPDVVSQILIAMPLFLLYELGIFISWMVVRKERKRELKKDGN; this is translated from the coding sequence ATGAGCAAAACATTAGATCAGGAAAAGGAACTTTCATTTGTTGAGCATTTGGAAGTACTACGTTGGCATTTGATCAGAGGTGTCGCGTCCATTGGTGTTTTTGCTATTGTTGCTTTTTTATCGAAAAGTATAATTTTTCATCATATTGTTCTGGCGCCCTCAAGAATAGATTTCCCCACCTACAAGCTTTTATGTAAAATGGGATATTGGTTACAGAAGCCAGAAGTCTTATGCATCGAGGAGCTTCCATTTATTTTGCAGAACAGGGTAATGACCGGCCAGTTTACCATGCACATACTCGCCTCGGTAGTGATCGGATTAATCCTTGCTTTCCCGTATTTCTTTTGGGAAGTTTGGCGATTTATCAAACCGGGATTACACAAAAAAGAACAAAGTGCCTCCAGAGGGGCGGTATTTTCTGTTTCCTTTTTATTCATTTCAGGTATCCTTTTTGGTTACTATATTATTTCCCCGCTATCAATAAACTTTCTTTCTAATTATTCCATTGACCCAAGCATACAAAACGAAATAGATATAACTTCCTTTGTCTCAACAATCGCCATGATTGTACTGGCCTGCGGCATAATGTTTCAGTTGCCGGTAGTCATGTATTTTTTGACCAAAGCGGGCCTTGCCGGACCCTCGAGTTTGAGAAGTTTTAGAAAAATGGCCATTGTAATTATTTTAATTGTATCCGCCATTCTTACACCTCCTGATGTTGTTAGTCAAATTTTAATTGCAATGCCTCTGTTCCTTCTTTACGAATTGGGTATATTTATTTCATGGATGGTAGTGCGAAAAGAACGTAAAAGAGAATTGAAAAAAGATGGAAATTAA
- a CDS encoding ABC transporter permease, which translates to MKAAWFIARRYFLSRKKQNFINILSFIALFGVALGTMALVVVLSVFNGLEGLLRSLFGSFDPDLQIVAAEGKTFDYDSDVISEIENTKGVAFVVRVVEDNALIKFRDNQSVVRIKGVSSNIIEREDLKKNIVEGAFLLEVNSNPKAILGRGIQYKLGAPLGDGFLPLQVIYPRNLKRLSLNPETALTSKNISAVGVFALEEYYDNNYVFVPLTFAEDLFGFESKLTSMEVLLEENASLSEIQNQIRSIVGNKFLVKNSDEQHEALYKAIKVEKLFVNLAFIFILIIISFNIFFALSMLALEKKKDISMLFAMGASRKTVSNIFLIEGMIIGLSGMLLGLVIGYILCYGQENYGWVSMGLEMAVADAYPLEIHWMDFFSTACVISFITFLSSLNPAILARKSQSLKALYT; encoded by the coding sequence ATGAAAGCAGCCTGGTTTATTGCAAGACGCTACTTTCTAAGTAGAAAAAAGCAAAATTTTATAAACATTTTGTCTTTTATAGCCCTTTTTGGAGTTGCATTGGGCACCATGGCTCTGGTTGTAGTATTATCAGTTTTTAATGGATTAGAGGGTCTGCTTCGATCTCTCTTTGGCAGTTTTGATCCCGACCTTCAAATTGTTGCGGCTGAAGGTAAAACATTTGACTATGATTCTGACGTAATTTCCGAGATAGAGAATACCAAAGGAGTTGCATTTGTTGTACGAGTAGTTGAAGACAATGCTTTGATTAAATTTCGAGATAATCAGAGTGTTGTTCGAATAAAAGGTGTTTCCTCCAACATTATCGAAAGAGAAGATCTCAAAAAAAATATTGTGGAAGGTGCTTTTCTTCTCGAAGTCAACAGCAACCCAAAAGCTATATTGGGAAGAGGCATACAGTATAAACTCGGGGCACCACTAGGCGATGGTTTTTTACCATTACAGGTCATTTACCCCAGAAACCTAAAGCGATTATCCCTTAATCCTGAAACGGCCTTAACTTCAAAAAACATTTCTGCGGTGGGTGTATTTGCTTTAGAGGAATATTACGATAATAATTATGTATTCGTCCCTCTCACATTCGCTGAAGATTTATTTGGTTTTGAAAGCAAGTTGACTTCCATGGAAGTCCTTCTCGAAGAAAATGCATCACTTTCGGAAATTCAAAATCAAATTCGAAGCATTGTAGGTAATAAATTTTTAGTTAAAAATTCAGATGAGCAGCACGAAGCCCTTTATAAAGCCATTAAGGTGGAGAAATTATTTGTCAACCTGGCTTTTATATTTATTCTGATCATAATTTCCTTTAATATCTTTTTTGCCTTATCCATGCTGGCGCTCGAAAAGAAAAAAGACATCTCCATGCTCTTTGCCATGGGAGCTTCAAGAAAAACAGTTTCCAACATTTTTCTCATAGAAGGCATGATTATCGGTTTAAGTGGAATGTTATTGGGATTGGTAATCGGTTATATTTTATGCTATGGGCAGGAAAACTATGGATGGGTATCCATGGGACTTGAAATGGCTGTTGCCGATGCCTACCCTCTGGAAATACATTGGATGGACTTTTTCAGCACGGCATGTGTTATTAGCTTCATTACATTTCTATCAAGTCTGAACCCCGCCATTCTCGCCAGGAAAAGTCAAAGTTTAAAAGCACTTTACACTTAA
- a CDS encoding rhomboid family intramembrane serine protease encodes MVTYILIGIIGIVSYVAFQNREFLSKLVFNPYLVTERNEYYRFLTSGFVHGGWTHLIFNLLTFLFFGRNVEFVYVSKFGLVVGSIIFVLLFLAGVIISEIPTFLKHKNFPGYNSLGASGGVSSILFISILYFPLESICLYGILCLPGFILGILYLIYSAYADKQAADNINHSAHFTGAAFGIIIAVLIEPKTLLSFVNQIMEFRIF; translated from the coding sequence ATGGTGACATACATTTTAATTGGAATTATAGGCATTGTTAGCTATGTCGCTTTTCAAAACCGCGAGTTTCTATCCAAACTTGTTTTTAATCCTTATTTGGTAACTGAGCGGAATGAGTATTACCGCTTTCTGACATCCGGATTTGTTCACGGTGGCTGGACTCATCTAATATTCAACCTCTTGACATTTTTGTTCTTTGGAAGAAACGTTGAGTTTGTATATGTCTCAAAATTTGGCCTGGTAGTCGGAAGTATAATTTTTGTCCTTCTTTTTTTAGCAGGGGTCATAATCTCAGAAATTCCTACTTTTCTTAAACACAAAAATTTTCCGGGCTATAACAGTTTGGGTGCTTCCGGAGGTGTCAGTTCAATATTGTTCATAAGCATATTATATTTTCCATTGGAGAGTATTTGTCTTTACGGAATCCTTTGTCTCCCAGGTTTTATTTTGGGTATACTTTATTTAATCTATTCCGCCTATGCCGACAAACAGGCAGCTGATAATATTAATCACAGTGCGCATTTTACTGGTGCAGCTTTTGGGATCATTATTGCGGTTTTAATTGAACCTAAAACACTGCTGTCATTTGTAAATCAAATTATGGAATTCAGAATATTCTGA